One window of the Sphaerochaeta associata genome contains the following:
- a CDS encoding sulfite exporter TauE/SafE family protein — MLLFFVVLIVLVGSFLQANIGFGFPIIAMIFFPSLFPFSTAVTLNQVIAIASTLFVSIRYRAHIRWCILLPLLVSSILVAQLVILFSLSIDASSLTIVLGLFLVLLSLYFARFSERIRIRATMTNGFLMGLFAGIGNGFFGIGGPPVALYLFASVPDKKSYLATIQAYFLFCNIHSILVRSLHGSLQVSHIPIILVGWVSIAIGTYTGLKLFSKVPEYVLKRIVYLFVGLSGLWIALQQLL; from the coding sequence GTGTTGTTGTTCTTTGTAGTTCTGATTGTGTTGGTTGGTTCCTTTCTCCAAGCAAATATTGGATTTGGCTTTCCCATTATAGCCATGATCTTCTTCCCTTCTCTCTTTCCCTTTTCCACAGCGGTAACATTGAACCAGGTCATAGCCATAGCAAGCACCCTCTTTGTATCAATACGGTATCGTGCGCACATCAGGTGGTGTATCCTCCTGCCTCTTCTCGTTTCATCAATACTCGTAGCCCAGCTGGTGATTCTCTTCAGCCTGAGCATCGATGCCTCCTCGCTGACGATAGTCCTCGGACTCTTTTTGGTCTTGCTTTCCCTGTATTTTGCCCGTTTCAGTGAACGCATCCGTATTCGGGCGACAATGACCAACGGATTTCTCATGGGTCTTTTCGCTGGTATAGGAAATGGCTTCTTCGGTATCGGAGGACCACCGGTTGCACTCTACCTATTTGCATCCGTTCCGGATAAGAAATCCTATCTGGCAACTATTCAGGCGTATTTCCTCTTTTGCAATATCCACAGCATCCTGGTTCGCAGCCTTCATGGATCTTTGCAGGTTTCCCACATCCCCATCATACTCGTAGGTTGGGTATCCATCGCAATCGGAACATATACCGGACTCAAACTCTTCAGTAAAGTTCCAGAATATGTATTGAAACGAATCGTTTACTTATTTGTAGGCTTAAGCGGTCTCTGGATTGCATTACAGCAACTGTTGTAG
- a CDS encoding thioredoxin family protein, which yields MALFGFGKKKKPGDEQSSAIKILGSGCAACNALEANTVKALTLLGQETAVEHVTDFSKIAAYGVMTTPALVVDGKVLVSGRVAEVDQIVALLKEARNPS from the coding sequence ATGGCACTCTTTGGATTCGGGAAAAAGAAAAAACCCGGGGATGAGCAATCCTCGGCGATCAAGATCCTTGGCTCAGGCTGTGCTGCCTGCAACGCATTGGAAGCAAACACGGTAAAAGCATTAACGCTGCTTGGCCAGGAGACAGCGGTGGAACATGTCACCGACTTCTCAAAAATTGCCGCTTATGGGGTGATGACCACTCCGGCCTTGGTGGTTGACGGAAAAGTGCTGGTTTCTGGTAGGGTAGCCGAAGTTGATCAGATTGTTGCACTTCTTAAGGAAGCAAGGAATCCATCATGA
- a CDS encoding arsenate reductase ArsC → MKKISVAFICVHNSSRSQMAEALAKAKYSQLFNAYSAGTETKPRINQDAVRIMKELYNIDMEATQKSKLLDEIPPIDIVVTMGCNVNCPYLPCKSREDWGLDDPSGKDDATFKHTIGIIEEKLDDLAKRIQQGLGS, encoded by the coding sequence ATGAAGAAAATTTCGGTCGCATTCATCTGTGTACATAACTCCTCTAGGAGTCAGATGGCTGAAGCCTTGGCGAAAGCGAAGTACAGCCAGCTGTTCAATGCATATTCTGCAGGGACAGAAACCAAGCCGCGAATTAATCAAGATGCTGTAAGAATAATGAAAGAATTGTATAATATCGATATGGAAGCAACACAGAAGTCAAAGCTGTTGGATGAGATTCCACCCATCGATATTGTAGTTACCATGGGATGCAATGTGAACTGTCCCTATCTTCCCTGCAAAAGCCGGGAGGATTGGGGTTTGGATGACCCCAGCGGCAAGGATGATGCAACCTTTAAACACACAATCGGCATCATAGAGGAAAAGTTGGATGATTTGGCTAAAAGGATTCAACAAGGTTTAGGCTCCTGA
- the istA gene encoding IS21 family transposase, which yields MSQINCIRDLRKEGYSVARIAREVSVDEKTARKYLCMEDFSPKPPQKKEGLPSKLDPYKPQIDGWLSNDEKENSKQRHTAQRVYDRLVELHPEFGCSYPTVSRYVRKTRAQRSSYRACQELVWHPGEAQGDFGEADCYERGVKQRKHYLVCVFPNSNADFPQMFNGETSECICQGFQDVFEFIGGVFPLVVIDNATGAGRRIGQEIREAKLFAQFRAHYGFSIRFCSPGSGWEKGCVENKIGTVRRNRFVPLPEFDDLQQYNKGLLEQATSFQGNTHYKKNTIIGELFEQDREALLPLPRHRFDVCRYVYAKADGYGKVEIDGNHHYSTRPEYRGSEVLVGIRAHTVDIYDEKRKILVSHVRKFGKERSDSVDPRTSMAVLMRNVGAWPNSGVREMVSSPVRDYLDALDRESLKDALRTMNLLSERYSFERALDAFDLVLRNPGNAPFSDAMVFAARMAEFGDQTDLDAGPDLSLYDQLLEQRRVQP from the coding sequence ATGTCCCAAATCAATTGTATCAGAGATTTGAGGAAAGAGGGATACTCAGTGGCAAGGATTGCCAGGGAAGTATCGGTCGATGAGAAGACGGCGAGGAAGTACCTCTGCATGGAAGACTTCTCACCGAAGCCGCCTCAAAAGAAGGAGGGGTTGCCCAGCAAGCTGGACCCCTACAAGCCGCAGATAGACGGATGGCTTTCCAACGATGAAAAGGAGAATTCGAAACAGCGCCATACCGCCCAGCGCGTCTATGACAGGTTGGTGGAGCTGCATCCGGAATTCGGTTGCTCCTACCCAACGGTATCGCGGTATGTGAGGAAAACACGTGCACAACGCTCGAGTTACAGGGCCTGCCAGGAGCTGGTATGGCATCCGGGTGAGGCCCAGGGGGACTTCGGCGAGGCGGACTGCTATGAAAGAGGCGTCAAGCAGCGCAAGCATTATCTTGTCTGCGTGTTTCCGAATTCAAATGCGGATTTTCCCCAGATGTTCAACGGAGAGACCAGCGAATGCATCTGCCAGGGCTTTCAGGACGTCTTTGAGTTCATCGGCGGAGTCTTCCCCCTGGTTGTGATAGACAATGCCACCGGAGCAGGTCGTCGCATCGGGCAGGAGATACGGGAAGCGAAGCTCTTCGCCCAATTCAGGGCTCACTACGGCTTCTCCATACGATTCTGCAGTCCGGGTAGTGGATGGGAAAAGGGGTGCGTCGAGAATAAAATCGGCACGGTCCGCAGGAACCGGTTCGTTCCCCTGCCCGAGTTCGACGACCTGCAGCAATACAACAAGGGCTTGCTGGAGCAGGCGACGAGCTTTCAGGGAAATACCCATTACAAGAAGAACACAATCATAGGCGAGCTTTTCGAACAGGACCGCGAGGCACTGCTGCCGCTGCCCCGACACCGTTTTGATGTCTGTCGGTATGTGTACGCCAAGGCCGACGGGTACGGGAAGGTGGAGATTGACGGCAACCACCATTACTCAACCCGTCCCGAATACCGGGGAAGCGAAGTGCTGGTGGGCATCCGGGCCCACACCGTCGACATCTATGACGAGAAGCGCAAGATCCTGGTGAGCCACGTCCGCAAATTCGGCAAGGAGCGGTCCGACAGCGTCGACCCAAGAACCTCCATGGCCGTACTCATGAGAAATGTGGGAGCGTGGCCCAACAGCGGTGTGAGGGAGATGGTGTCCTCCCCCGTACGCGATTATCTCGATGCGCTGGACAGGGAATCGCTGAAGGATGCCCTGCGAACGATGAACCTGCTGAGCGAGCGCTACAGCTTCGAAAGAGCACTTGATGCGTTCGACCTGGTGCTGAGGAACCCCGGCAACGCCCCGTTCAGCGATGCAATGGTGTTTGCGGCGAGGATGGCGGAGTTCGGGGACCAAACCGACCTGGACGCCGGTCCCGACCTTTCGTTGTACGACCAGCTTCTGGAACAACGGAGGGTGCAGCCATGA
- a CDS encoding GNAT family N-acetyltransferase gives MQYIRQALPQDLPYIYSIALQTAFAGLDGTPYFNDRWCVGHYYAAPYLFFEPDVCFIALDENSRVSGYIVGTSDTRAFNTWMYQTWLPVLQEQYSQVKEFQSEAEQSVIKTLLKGPGEGIWQNLGYPAHLHIDILEHLQGKGIGKSLMLTFFEAIKKKGASGVHLGVDGRNTRAYGFYERMGFEILEQQNWGSLFGKMLT, from the coding sequence ATGCAATACATTCGACAAGCCCTGCCGCAGGACCTACCCTATATTTATTCCATTGCCTTGCAAACAGCATTCGCAGGTTTGGACGGAACACCGTATTTCAATGATAGGTGGTGCGTCGGCCACTACTATGCCGCCCCATACCTGTTTTTTGAACCGGATGTATGTTTCATTGCACTTGACGAAAACAGTCGTGTCTCAGGGTATATTGTAGGAACCAGCGATACCCGGGCTTTCAATACATGGATGTACCAGACATGGCTTCCAGTTCTTCAAGAACAATACAGCCAGGTGAAAGAGTTTCAAAGTGAAGCCGAGCAATCGGTGATCAAGACACTGCTCAAAGGCCCCGGTGAAGGGATATGGCAAAACCTGGGCTATCCGGCCCACCTGCACATCGATATCCTTGAACACCTGCAAGGCAAAGGAATTGGAAAGAGCCTTATGCTCACTTTTTTTGAAGCCATCAAGAAAAAGGGTGCTTCAGGCGTCCATTTGGGAGTGGACGGCAGAAACACCCGTGCCTACGGTTTCTATGAGAGGATGGGCTTTGAGATCCTCGAACAGCAGAACTGGGGCTCCCTGTTCGGCAAAATGCTCACTTAA
- a CDS encoding lactate utilization protein, with protein MDAHKKAIKHLQVERTIKSLAKNNIEARFISSIAEVVPTIASLMKEGESVAVGGSVTLDETGVLEYLRNGSYVFYDRYKKGISKEELDEVFLKSFSADTYLSSANALTEHGEVYCVDGRSNRVSAMLYGPKQVILVVSWDKIVPDIISAILRVKNIAAPANAKRLSTGAYCTESGKCINAGCDDKHLMALGAGACEHTICSNYVVFSHQQIQGRMKVLIVGESIGY; from the coding sequence ATGGACGCACACAAAAAAGCCATAAAACATCTGCAGGTGGAACGAACCATCAAATCACTTGCAAAGAACAACATCGAAGCCCGCTTCATTTCCTCTATTGCGGAGGTGGTTCCCACCATAGCCTCACTGATGAAAGAGGGAGAAAGTGTAGCGGTAGGCGGTTCGGTGACCCTCGACGAGACCGGAGTGCTCGAGTATCTGAGAAACGGCTCGTATGTCTTCTATGACAGGTACAAAAAAGGGATCTCAAAAGAGGAACTGGACGAAGTCTTTTTGAAAAGCTTCTCTGCCGATACCTACCTCAGCAGCGCCAATGCGCTTACAGAGCACGGGGAGGTTTATTGCGTCGATGGCAGATCGAACCGGGTCTCTGCAATGCTCTATGGGCCGAAGCAGGTGATTTTGGTTGTCTCCTGGGATAAAATCGTCCCCGATATTATCAGCGCCATACTGAGGGTGAAAAACATCGCCGCTCCGGCCAATGCCAAGCGCCTCTCTACCGGCGCCTACTGCACCGAAAGCGGTAAGTGCATCAATGCCGGCTGTGATGACAAGCATCTGATGGCACTCGGAGCCGGAGCATGCGAGCATACCATCTGCTCCAACTATGTTGTCTTTTCCCATCAGCAGATACAGGGAAGAATGAAAGTACTCATCGTCGGTGAGAGCATCGGATACTAA
- a CDS encoding MBL fold metallo-hydrolase RNA specificity domain-containing protein, whose protein sequence is MHITFFGAAQMVTGSCTMVQVNGKYLLVDCGLPQGNDEREVGLDLPFRADAIDYVFLTHAHIDHTGRIPLLVKEGFRGKIFATSATAQLCEIMLADSGHIQEMEAEWKSRKAVRAGKTGVEPLYTVKDAQKALQFFESCVYDEICDIDEGIKVRFNDAGHLLGSSSIELWLKEGKERRKLVFSGDIGNFDQPLIKDPDYIDEADFVIMESTYGNRVHKKPENAVGNNVPTHVRAQELADIIERTFKRGGNVIIPSFAVGRTQEILYLLRVVIEHKLCPTFSEIPVFVDSPLSVKATHVFAGNLFGYMDEETMELVNKGINPILFPSLVTITDVADSIALNKRKESCVIISSSGMCEAGRIKHHLKHNLYRSECSVLFSGYQAGGTLGRSILDGARHVTIFGEQIDVRCEVCELHGISGHADQEGLVKWLTSFKKEPRMAFIVHGDKEVAPWFASFVHRTLNIKAYAPTAMQRFDLLDEAALPVSAVVDDKVVPYIRELHEALEELKKQEVTLRSVVQRMQDSGSEPHLDEKRAVRLTNAINRLASDLEYLKIKWASDAD, encoded by the coding sequence ATGCATATAACTTTCTTCGGAGCAGCACAGATGGTGACCGGCAGTTGTACCATGGTACAGGTCAATGGTAAGTACCTCTTGGTGGATTGCGGCCTCCCCCAGGGCAACGACGAGCGTGAGGTGGGCTTGGATTTACCCTTCCGTGCAGATGCCATCGACTATGTATTTCTCACTCATGCCCATATCGACCACACCGGACGGATTCCCCTTTTGGTAAAGGAAGGGTTCAGAGGAAAGATTTTTGCCACCTCTGCGACAGCCCAATTATGTGAGATCATGTTGGCCGACAGCGGCCATATCCAAGAGATGGAGGCCGAGTGGAAGAGTCGAAAGGCTGTTCGGGCGGGGAAAACGGGAGTTGAACCGTTGTATACGGTCAAGGACGCACAAAAAGCACTGCAGTTTTTTGAAAGTTGCGTCTATGATGAGATCTGCGATATCGACGAGGGCATAAAGGTCCGCTTCAACGATGCCGGGCATCTGCTGGGGTCGTCTTCCATCGAGTTGTGGCTGAAAGAGGGGAAGGAACGGCGCAAACTGGTTTTCTCAGGTGATATCGGTAATTTCGATCAACCCTTGATCAAGGATCCCGACTATATCGATGAGGCGGATTTCGTCATCATGGAGTCCACATACGGGAACAGGGTTCACAAGAAGCCTGAAAATGCCGTAGGAAACAATGTTCCCACCCATGTTAGGGCGCAGGAACTTGCTGATATCATCGAACGGACATTCAAGCGGGGCGGCAACGTCATTATTCCCTCTTTTGCGGTAGGAAGGACCCAGGAAATCCTCTACCTGCTGAGGGTTGTCATCGAGCATAAGCTTTGCCCCACCTTCTCTGAGATTCCAGTATTTGTGGACAGTCCTCTTTCGGTTAAGGCGACGCATGTATTCGCTGGAAATCTATTCGGGTATATGGACGAGGAAACCATGGAGTTGGTGAATAAGGGGATCAACCCGATTTTGTTTCCCTCCTTGGTAACCATCACCGATGTGGCTGATTCCATAGCCTTGAATAAGCGAAAGGAGAGCTGCGTCATCATCAGTTCCAGTGGTATGTGTGAAGCAGGAAGGATCAAGCACCATCTCAAGCATAATCTCTATCGCAGCGAGTGCTCCGTCCTGTTCAGCGGCTATCAGGCGGGAGGTACCCTCGGCCGGTCGATTCTCGACGGGGCCAGGCACGTTACTATTTTTGGTGAGCAGATTGATGTGCGCTGTGAGGTGTGCGAACTTCACGGCATCAGCGGTCATGCCGACCAAGAAGGGCTGGTCAAGTGGCTTACCTCCTTCAAGAAGGAACCGAGAATGGCATTCATCGTCCATGGCGATAAGGAAGTGGCCCCATGGTTTGCTTCGTTTGTGCATCGGACCTTGAACATCAAGGCGTATGCCCCGACGGCGATGCAACGCTTTGATCTGTTGGATGAGGCTGCCTTGCCGGTTTCCGCAGTGGTTGATGACAAGGTCGTTCCTTATATCAGGGAGCTGCATGAGGCATTGGAGGAGTTGAAGAAACAAGAGGTGACCCTGCGGTCGGTGGTCCAGCGGATGCAGGATTCGGGAAGTGAACCTCACCTCGATGAAAAACGAGCAGTCCGACTCACGAACGCCATCAATCGTCTTGCCAGCGATTTGGAGTATCTGAAAATCAAGTGGGCATCCGATGCGGATTAA
- the istB gene encoding IS21-like element helper ATPase IstB — translation MMMTSTIRIQRREEISDMCRKLFLSQQLVALCQQATPRQEEFLHDVLSMEVESRERSKRSRLLNRARFPMPKSMEGYDYSHVRLPPSITRVELEGCEFIGRKTNLVCYGPVGTGKTHMAIALGMKACEMGLAARFYTVTELVLKLAEARKNGVLERLVSDIRRLDLLILDEWGYVPVDKEGSQLLFRIISDSYESKSLILTTNLEFSKWGGIFTDQQMAAAMIDRLIHHGHLLVFEGQSYRMEHALMRKTASERSKGGDEHGR, via the coding sequence ATGATGATGACTTCAACCATCCGCATCCAACGTAGGGAAGAGATATCGGACATGTGCCGGAAACTGTTCCTTTCCCAACAACTGGTAGCGTTGTGCCAGCAGGCAACGCCGAGGCAGGAAGAGTTCCTGCATGACGTGCTGTCAATGGAGGTGGAGAGCCGGGAACGCTCAAAACGCTCCAGGCTGCTCAACCGGGCCCGGTTTCCCATGCCCAAGAGCATGGAAGGCTACGACTATTCTCATGTGCGCCTGCCGCCTTCCATTACCAGGGTGGAACTGGAAGGCTGCGAATTCATTGGCAGGAAGACCAACCTGGTCTGCTATGGACCGGTGGGAACCGGGAAAACGCATATGGCCATAGCACTGGGGATGAAGGCCTGCGAGATGGGCCTTGCAGCCCGGTTCTATACGGTGACCGAGCTGGTGCTGAAACTGGCCGAGGCACGGAAGAACGGAGTCTTGGAACGCTTGGTGTCGGACATACGCAGACTGGATCTGCTCATTCTTGATGAGTGGGGGTACGTACCGGTGGACAAGGAGGGGTCCCAGCTCCTGTTCCGCATCATCAGCGACAGCTACGAGAGCAAAAGCCTCATTCTTACGACGAACCTCGAGTTTTCCAAGTGGGGTGGCATCTTCACCGACCAGCAGATGGCTGCAGCAATGATCGACAGGCTCATCCACCATGGGCACCTGCTTGTGTTCGAGGGGCAGAGCTACCGGATGGAGCATGCATTGATGCGGAAGACCGCATCCGAGCGGTCGAAAGGGGGTGACGAACATGGTCGTTGA
- a CDS encoding ATP-binding cassette domain-containing protein: protein MSIQTLEFQYITFHYPQQSVDLFCDLSLSVGPGWTAVIGANGGGKSTLLKLACNRLEPLAGSVLHPGLCLYVPQRTDEIPPSYDEFAYSYDALSCKLHGQLGLHRDFLNRWDQLSHGERKRAQIAWALYEKSDLLCIDEPTNHLDRDAMHVIVKALQNYRGIGLLVSHDREVLDALCTSTVHVQSPFVSKLSCPPSQAMEEMRKQRIAAETAYVEQGKQLKRLMKEKQRRSAIAGVQDSRNTKRHINPKDHDAKARIDGFRVSGGDKVAGQLSRQLDSRVSSELATTQSLHKTLGEKRALDLSKSSGGITLQGVKHAARVLLDTQQAVLSLGGDRKLFLPPLALSHTDRVGIRGPNGIGKSTLVRHLLPLFAEKSIRSWYLVFCQAKILGLITRESRV from the coding sequence ATGAGTATCCAAACCTTGGAGTTCCAATATATTACATTTCATTATCCCCAGCAGAGCGTAGACCTGTTCTGTGACCTTTCTCTTTCTGTAGGTCCTGGATGGACTGCAGTCATCGGAGCCAATGGAGGAGGAAAAAGTACGCTCCTCAAGCTTGCATGCAACCGCCTGGAGCCTTTGGCGGGGTCTGTGCTGCATCCCGGCCTCTGCCTCTACGTACCACAGCGGACCGATGAGATACCTCCCTCATATGACGAATTTGCATACTCCTACGATGCGTTGTCCTGCAAGCTGCATGGACAGCTGGGCCTTCATCGTGACTTCCTGAATCGATGGGACCAGCTTAGCCACGGCGAACGCAAGCGTGCGCAAATCGCTTGGGCACTGTATGAGAAGAGCGACCTTTTATGCATCGATGAGCCGACCAACCACCTTGACCGCGACGCCATGCACGTAATCGTCAAGGCATTACAGAATTATCGTGGAATAGGGTTGCTGGTAAGTCATGATCGTGAAGTCTTGGATGCTCTCTGCACAAGTACCGTCCACGTACAGTCACCGTTTGTAAGTAAGCTTTCCTGTCCCCCAAGTCAGGCCATGGAGGAGATGCGAAAGCAAAGGATTGCAGCAGAGACAGCCTATGTGGAACAAGGCAAACAGCTGAAGAGGCTGATGAAGGAGAAACAGCGTCGCAGCGCTATTGCCGGTGTTCAGGATAGTCGCAACACCAAAAGACATATCAATCCAAAGGATCATGATGCAAAAGCCAGAATTGATGGATTTCGGGTCAGCGGGGGAGACAAGGTAGCCGGGCAGCTATCTCGACAATTGGACAGCAGGGTCTCAAGTGAGCTTGCGACTACCCAGTCGTTGCACAAAACGCTTGGTGAGAAACGAGCATTGGACCTATCCAAGTCAAGTGGGGGCATCACGCTGCAAGGAGTGAAACATGCTGCAAGGGTGCTACTCGATACTCAGCAAGCCGTACTTTCACTCGGCGGTGACCGCAAGCTCTTTCTTCCACCCTTGGCGCTCTCGCACACGGACAGGGTTGGCATCCGCGGGCCCAATGGGATTGGCAAGAGTACCTTGGTCCGCCATCTTTTACCCCTGTTTGCAGAAAAATCCATACGTTCATGGTATCTTGTGTTTTGTCAAGCAAAAATCCTTGGTCTAATCACCAGGGAATCCCGTGTCTAA
- a CDS encoding ArsR/SmtB family transcription factor — translation MVIAEYVPILKALADPNRLAIIEHLTRGEACVCELLELFSVTQPTLSHHMRILSEAGLVSGRREGKWIHYSINVQRLQSFKDFIASIQIVPEAKKGYVCQ, via the coding sequence ATGGTAATTGCAGAGTACGTACCGATATTGAAAGCGTTGGCCGATCCGAACAGGCTTGCCATCATTGAACACCTTACCCGGGGAGAGGCCTGCGTCTGTGAGCTGCTGGAGCTCTTTTCAGTCACCCAACCTACCTTGAGCCACCATATGAGGATTCTTTCAGAAGCCGGTCTGGTTTCTGGAAGAAGGGAAGGAAAGTGGATACACTACTCGATCAATGTGCAGCGTCTCCAATCGTTCAAGGACTTTATAGCTTCAATCCAAATTGTCCCTGAGGCGAAAAAGGGGTATGTATGTCAATGA
- a CDS encoding iron-containing alcohol dehydrogenase, producing the protein MIADFTYYTPTKVIFGKNTESEVGSLVAKEGCKKVLVHYGSESAKKSGLLDRVTASLAKQGVEYVTLGGVVPNPRLSKVHEGIELCKKEGVDFLLAVGGGSVIDSAKAIGYGLYHGGEVWDFYDQTRQIQGCYPVGAVLTIAAAGSEMSNSSVITNENGNLKRGANHDSSRCKFAIMNPELTYTLPYYQTMSGAVDIMMHTIERYFIKGSTMDLTDQMAEALLRSVMEAAKTLKQDGNDYDARATLMWASSLSHNGLMGCGHSHRGDWAPHQLEHEMGGMFDVAHGAGLSAIWISWANYVYQQNQQRFARFGRKVLGLSGSGNADKDAQATIEAMRLFFRSIDMPTNFAELGIHPTAAQIEEMTEKATFWGKRTLGDVMVLGKEQIREIYLLAAQN; encoded by the coding sequence ATGATAGCGGATTTTACGTACTATACCCCCACAAAAGTCATTTTCGGAAAGAATACAGAATCGGAAGTAGGTTCCCTGGTCGCAAAAGAGGGCTGCAAAAAGGTTTTGGTCCACTATGGATCGGAGAGTGCCAAAAAATCCGGTTTACTTGATAGAGTCACTGCATCCCTTGCAAAACAGGGAGTCGAGTATGTCACCCTCGGCGGTGTTGTCCCCAACCCCAGGTTGAGCAAAGTCCATGAGGGTATCGAGCTTTGCAAAAAGGAAGGAGTCGATTTCCTGTTGGCTGTTGGAGGTGGGTCTGTAATAGATTCAGCAAAGGCAATAGGCTACGGTCTGTATCACGGCGGCGAAGTATGGGATTTTTACGACCAGACACGCCAAATCCAAGGATGCTACCCTGTAGGGGCGGTATTGACCATCGCCGCCGCCGGCAGCGAGATGAGCAACTCCTCGGTCATCACCAATGAGAATGGAAATCTCAAACGAGGTGCAAACCATGATTCGTCCCGCTGTAAATTTGCCATCATGAATCCAGAATTGACCTATACCCTGCCCTATTATCAGACCATGAGCGGGGCGGTCGACATAATGATGCACACCATCGAGCGTTATTTCATCAAGGGCTCGACCATGGACCTTACCGATCAGATGGCCGAAGCACTTCTGCGCTCAGTCATGGAAGCCGCAAAAACGCTGAAACAGGATGGCAACGACTACGATGCCAGGGCCACTTTGATGTGGGCCAGCAGCCTCTCGCACAACGGCTTGATGGGTTGCGGCCACAGCCATAGGGGAGACTGGGCTCCGCATCAGCTGGAGCATGAAATGGGAGGCATGTTTGATGTCGCCCATGGTGCCGGCCTCTCGGCGATCTGGATTTCGTGGGCAAACTATGTCTACCAGCAGAATCAGCAGCGGTTTGCACGGTTCGGCCGGAAGGTATTGGGATTATCCGGAAGCGGGAATGCCGACAAGGATGCCCAAGCCACCATCGAGGCCATGCGCCTCTTTTTCAGAAGCATCGACATGCCGACAAACTTTGCAGAGCTTGGTATTCACCCAACTGCCGCCCAAATCGAGGAAATGACCGAGAAAGCCACGTTCTGGGGAAAGAGAACCCTTGGTGATGTGATGGTGCTCGGCAAGGAGCAGATCAGGGAGATCTACCTGCTGGCAGCTCAGAACTGA
- a CDS encoding permease, with translation MSMIFDFLQYQVLGMRWLNDGVGSLLALFGMDAESRVTLSLQFFIYDVIKILILLSFLVFLISYIQSYFPPERTKRILGRFTGWKAYTLSALLGTVTPFCSCSSIPLFIGFTAAGLPLGVTFSFLISSPLVDLGSLLLLSSIFGFPTAILYVAVGLVLAVIGGSLINRFGREEDIEGFIRSIQIQESAETTMTKRERVEYAKGQVKATVHKVFWYIIIGVGIGAVIHNWIPSSLILAVLGSSNPFSVIIAAVVGIPMYADIFGTLPIAEALWAKGVGLGTILAFMMGVTVLSLPSLIMLRKAVKPRLLALFFGIVTVGIILIGYVFNGIGPFLF, from the coding sequence ATGTCAATGATATTCGATTTCCTTCAATATCAGGTGCTGGGTATGCGTTGGCTCAATGATGGGGTGGGAAGCCTGCTCGCCCTCTTCGGTATGGATGCTGAAAGCAGAGTAACCCTCAGCCTGCAATTTTTCATCTACGATGTAATTAAGATTCTGATACTGCTCTCCTTCTTGGTTTTTCTCATCAGTTACATTCAAAGCTATTTCCCTCCGGAACGTACCAAACGCATTCTCGGCCGTTTCACCGGATGGAAAGCCTATACGTTGTCTGCTTTGCTGGGAACGGTAACCCCGTTCTGTTCGTGTTCTTCCATTCCCTTGTTCATCGGCTTCACCGCTGCAGGGCTGCCTCTGGGGGTAACCTTCTCCTTTCTCATCTCCTCTCCCCTGGTGGACCTCGGATCGCTGCTTTTGCTTTCCAGCATATTTGGCTTTCCGACTGCAATCCTGTATGTAGCGGTAGGGTTGGTGTTGGCGGTGATAGGCGGCAGCCTGATCAATCGCTTTGGTCGGGAAGAGGACATTGAAGGATTCATCAGAAGCATCCAAATACAAGAGTCCGCTGAAACGACCATGACAAAACGAGAGCGTGTGGAGTATGCCAAGGGCCAGGTGAAGGCAACCGTACATAAGGTGTTCTGGTATATCATCATCGGCGTCGGCATCGGCGCTGTCATCCACAACTGGATTCCATCCTCGCTCATTCTTGCCGTCCTGGGCTCTTCCAATCCCTTCTCCGTCATTATCGCCGCGGTTGTCGGCATACCCATGTATGCAGATATTTTCGGCACACTCCCTATTGCCGAAGCCCTCTGGGCGAAGGGAGTGGGGCTGGGAACCATCCTGGCCTTCATGATGGGTGTTACAGTGCTCTCGCTACCCTCGCTCATCATGCTACGCAAGGCTGTGAAACCCCGGCTGCTCGCGCTCTTCTTCGGCATTGTTACAGTTGGTATCATTCTTATCGGATACGTATTCAATGGTATCGGACCATTCCTCTTCTAG